AAATGAAATAGAAAATGAAACCCCGATCTTTGAACTCAAAATTTTAGATCTTAAACCAAGCGGTGATGATTAGATCTAACTCAACTATTCAGCTTGAGGGTAAACGGACACAAAAACTTTATTTTTTCTCCTTTCAAACTTCACGTAACCGTCAATGAGGGAGTAAATAGTATAATCCGCGCCAAGACCGACGTTATAACCAGGGTGAAACTTTGTGCCCCTTTGTCTTACCAGAATGTTTCCAGCTTTAACAAACTGCCCCTCAAAATTCTTAACACCCAGTCTCTTGGAAATAGAATCCCTTCCATTTTTCGATGAACCCATTCCTTTTTTGTGCGCCATGGTTTACCTCCTGAAGTTCTCTTATTTTAAGTTAAGCAGTTCGTATTTTCAACCTGTAAAGGTCCAAAATCACAAAGCAAATTCAC
This DNA window, taken from bacterium, encodes the following:
- the rpmA gene encoding 50S ribosomal protein L27, which gives rise to MAHKKGMGSSKNGRDSISKRLGVKNFEGQFVKAGNILVRQRGTKFHPGYNVGLGADYTIYSLIDGYVKFERRKNKVFVSVYPQAE